A single window of Patescibacteria group bacterium DNA harbors:
- the rplQ gene encoding 50S ribosomal protein L17 — MRHRNKVKKLDRKKAPREMMLKNLASSVIIYEKVKTTPAKAKAVKSLVEKMITVAKDGDLNARRKLIKTLPQKKAIEKAFELGKKYKERKGGYTRIIRIGKRQGDGAEIVQIEFV, encoded by the coding sequence ATGCGTCATAGAAATAAAGTTAAAAAATTAGACAGAAAAAAAGCTCCAAGAGAAATGATGCTGAAAAATTTAGCTTCGAGTGTTATAATTTATGAAAAAGTCAAAACAACGCCGGCAAAAGCGAAGGCCGTTAAGTCTTTGGTTGAAAAAATGATCACTGTCGCGAAAGATGGAGATTTGAACGCAAGAAGAAAATTAATTAAAACTTTGCCTCAAAAGAAAGCAATTGAAAAAGCGTTTGAGTTAGGAAAAAAATATAAAGAAAGAAAAGGAGGATACACAAGAATTATAAGAATTGGAAAAAGGCAGGGCGACGGCGCTGAAATAGTTCAAATAGAATTTGTATAA
- the rpoA gene encoding DNA-directed RNA polymerase subunit alpha yields the protein MIISLPQKITFKKIAENNEQAIIGPCYPGYGITIGNAIKRVMISSLEGGSVCAVKIKGVHHEFSTIPDVMEDVVEIILNLKQLSFKIHTDEQVKLTLEVSGKKEVKAKDIKTTSDVDLTDSDAHIATLTSAKAKIKMDIFVKKGRGYWPVEERVEDQNKEIGVIAIDSFFSPVEKVGLNIENVRVEQMTNYENIILDIKTDGTITSQEALKKSVKILIEQFNFVSDNIKIEDEKKKQKKTIEKKIKKKDKTVDKKATIKKNPPAGGKAKK from the coding sequence ATGATTATTAGTCTTCCGCAAAAAATTACTTTTAAAAAAATAGCCGAAAATAATGAGCAGGCGATTATTGGGCCTTGTTATCCAGGATATGGAATAACAATAGGAAACGCTATTAAAAGAGTTATGATTTCTTCTTTAGAGGGCGGATCTGTGTGCGCTGTTAAAATCAAAGGCGTGCATCATGAATTTTCCACAATTCCTGATGTTATGGAAGATGTGGTAGAAATAATTTTGAATTTAAAACAGCTTAGTTTCAAAATTCACACCGATGAGCAAGTAAAATTAACTTTAGAAGTAAGCGGAAAAAAAGAAGTAAAAGCCAAAGATATAAAAACAACAAGCGATGTTGATTTAACTGATTCTGATGCTCATATTGCAACGCTAACTTCCGCAAAAGCTAAAATAAAAATGGATATATTTGTTAAAAAAGGAAGAGGTTATTGGCCTGTAGAAGAAAGAGTAGAGGATCAGAACAAGGAAATAGGAGTAATCGCCATAGATTCTTTTTTCAGTCCTGTTGAAAAAGTCGGATTAAATATAGAAAACGTTAGAGTTGAACAGATGACAAATTATGAAAATATTATTTTAGATATTAAGACAGACGGAACTATCACTTCTCAGGAAGCGTTAAAAAAATCAGTAAAAATATTAATTGAACAGTTTAATTTTGTTTCTGATAATATAAAAATAGAAGATGAAAAAAAGAAACAAAAAAAAACAATAGAAAAGAAAATAAAAAAGAAAGATAAAACAGTTGATAAAAAAGCAACTATTAAAAAAAATCCACCAGCTGGCGGAAAAGCAAAAAAATAA
- the rpsD gene encoding 30S ribosomal protein S4 gives MPIKKAKCKICRRQGKKLMLKGDRCLSSKCAIIKRNYAPGIHGAKKTRTKITEYGLQLREKQKAKEIYGILERQFRKYYEKAIKLKGNVNENLINFLEMRLDNVIYRAGIAKSRNQAKQLVGHGNFIVNKYKTDIPSCQLKINDVIKIKETKKDNIFFKNIIAELKNKKNQEIQSWFIFDKEKMEIKILSKPSIEEIEKSFDSKMIIEFYSR, from the coding sequence ATGCCAATTAAAAAAGCAAAATGTAAAATTTGCAGAAGACAAGGAAAAAAATTAATGTTAAAAGGCGATAGATGCCTGTCTTCAAAGTGCGCTATTATTAAAAGAAATTATGCTCCTGGTATTCATGGAGCTAAAAAAACAAGAACAAAAATAACAGAATATGGGTTGCAATTGCGTGAAAAACAGAAAGCAAAAGAAATTTATGGAATTTTAGAAAGACAATTCAGAAAATATTACGAAAAAGCTATTAAACTGAAAGGAAATGTTAATGAAAATTTAATAAATTTTTTGGAAATGCGCTTAGACAATGTTATTTATCGCGCTGGAATAGCAAAATCCAGAAATCAAGCAAAACAATTAGTGGGACATGGAAATTTTATCGTTAATAAATATAAAACAGATATCCCGTCTTGCCAGCTTAAAATTAATGATGTTATAAAAATTAAAGAAACAAAAAAAGATAATATTTTCTTCAAAAACATAATAGCAGAATTGAAAAACAAAAAAAATCAAGAAATTCAAAGCTGGTTTATTTTTGACAAAGAAAAAATGGAAATAAAAATTTTATCTAAGCCAAGCATAGAAGAAATTGAAAAAAGTTTTGACAGTAAAATGATTATTGAGTTTTATTCAAGATAA